One Roseomonas gilardii subsp. gilardii genomic region harbors:
- a CDS encoding MFS transporter: MEGRASTATAATGKASFETDIPARLDRLPWSRFHWLVVVALGITWILDGLEVTLVGSLGGAIHNSPVLRLTETQIGLSASAYLIGAVLGALFFGRLTDSLGRKKLFTVTLLVYMAATIATGFSWNFWSFALFRFLTGAGIGGEYAAVNSTIQELIPARRRGVTDLVVNGTFWAGAAFGALGAVVLLDPRVIDPELGWRLAFGIGGTLSLIVLFLRRWIPESPRWLMTHGRQHEAERIIGDIEDWVRDNHGPLPEAEHRTIRLVPRTHTSLREVAATMFRTYPQRSILNIVLMACQAFCYNAIFFTYALVLTRFYGIEANHIGWFMLPFAVGNLMGPLLLGHFFDSIGRRPMITATYALSGILIAATGYAFAQGWLSAWEQTAAWTVIFFFASAAASAAYLTVGESFPLEMRAMGIALFYAFGTGIGGVAGPALFGALIEGGARENIMWGYMLGAALMLIAAATEWKLGFAAERRSLEDVATPLSHAAE, translated from the coding sequence ATGGAGGGACGCGCCAGCACCGCCACAGCGGCAACCGGGAAGGCCAGCTTCGAGACCGACATCCCCGCCCGGCTGGACCGCCTGCCCTGGTCGCGCTTCCACTGGCTGGTGGTCGTGGCGCTCGGCATCACCTGGATCCTGGACGGGCTGGAGGTCACCCTCGTCGGCTCGCTCGGCGGCGCCATCCACAACAGCCCCGTCCTGCGCCTGACGGAAACCCAGATCGGCCTCAGCGCCTCCGCCTATCTCATCGGCGCCGTCCTGGGCGCCCTGTTCTTCGGCCGCCTCACCGACAGCCTGGGCCGCAAGAAGCTCTTCACCGTCACCCTGCTGGTCTACATGGCGGCCACCATCGCGACCGGCTTCTCCTGGAATTTCTGGAGTTTCGCCCTGTTCCGCTTCCTCACCGGCGCGGGCATCGGCGGCGAGTACGCGGCGGTGAACTCCACCATCCAGGAACTGATCCCCGCCCGCCGCCGCGGCGTCACCGACCTCGTGGTCAACGGCACCTTCTGGGCCGGCGCCGCCTTTGGCGCCCTGGGCGCGGTGGTGCTGCTCGACCCGCGCGTGATCGACCCGGAACTCGGCTGGCGCCTCGCCTTCGGCATCGGCGGCACCCTGTCGCTCATCGTCCTCTTCCTGCGCCGCTGGATTCCCGAAAGCCCCCGCTGGCTGATGACCCATGGCAGACAGCACGAGGCCGAGCGCATCATCGGCGACATCGAGGACTGGGTGCGCGACAACCATGGCCCCCTGCCGGAGGCGGAGCACCGCACCATCCGCCTCGTGCCCCGCACCCACACCAGCCTGCGGGAGGTCGCGGCCACCATGTTCCGCACCTATCCGCAGCGTTCCATCCTGAACATCGTGCTGATGGCCTGCCAAGCCTTCTGCTACAACGCGATCTTCTTCACCTACGCCCTGGTGCTCACCCGCTTCTACGGCATCGAGGCCAACCATATCGGCTGGTTCATGCTGCCCTTCGCGGTCGGCAACCTGATGGGCCCGCTGCTGCTCGGCCATTTCTTCGACAGCATCGGCCGCCGGCCCATGATCACCGCCACCTACGCCCTGTCCGGCATCCTGATAGCCGCCACCGGCTATGCCTTCGCCCAGGGCTGGCTCTCCGCCTGGGAGCAGACGGCGGCCTGGACGGTGATCTTCTTCTTCGCCTCCGCCGCCGCCTCCGCCGCCTACCTCACCGTGGGCGAGAGCTTCCCGCTGGAGATGCGCGCCATGGGCATCGCCCTCTTCTACGCCTTCGGCACCGGCATCGGCGGCGTCGCCGGCCCGGCCCTGTTCGGCGCGCTGATCGAGGGCGGAGCGCGCGAGAACATCATGTGGGGCTACATGCTGGGTGCCGCCCTGATGCTGATCGCCGCCGCCACCGAATGGAAGCTGGGCTTCGCCGCCGAACGCCGCTCGCTGGAGGATGTGGCGACACCCCTGTCGCATGCGGCGGAGTGA
- the fbaA gene encoding class II fructose-bisphosphate aldolase: MSDAATLNPATRLKPGVVSGKDYATLVAACKAGGYALPAVNVVGSDSINAVMEAAAKNKSDVIIQLSNGGARFMAGEGCPDAAKARVLGAVSAAQHVHLLAEQYGICVVLHTDHADRKLVPWVDALIDHSEEHFAKTGKPLFSSHMLDLSEEALEPNVEECVRVLKRMAPMGMSLEIELGVTGGEEDGIGHELEESADNAHLYTQPEDVLYAYEKLSPVGHFTVAASFGNVHGVYAPGNVKLRPEILKASQALVSERHGGGAKPLNLVFHGGSGSEKEKIHEAVSYGVFKMNIDTDTQFAFAKPVGEYVKANPKAFEFQVDPETGKPYKKLYDPRKWLRAGELGIVERLAEAFTDLGSKGKSIAG, encoded by the coding sequence ATGAGTGATGCAGCGACCCTGAACCCGGCCACCCGCCTGAAGCCGGGTGTCGTCTCCGGCAAGGACTATGCGACGCTGGTCGCGGCCTGCAAAGCCGGCGGCTATGCCCTGCCCGCAGTGAACGTGGTCGGCAGCGACAGCATCAACGCGGTGATGGAAGCCGCCGCGAAGAACAAGTCCGACGTCATCATCCAGCTTTCCAACGGCGGTGCCCGCTTCATGGCCGGCGAGGGCTGCCCCGACGCCGCCAAGGCGCGCGTCCTGGGCGCGGTGTCCGCCGCGCAGCACGTGCATCTGCTGGCCGAGCAGTACGGCATCTGCGTGGTGCTCCACACCGACCATGCCGACCGCAAGCTGGTGCCCTGGGTGGATGCGCTGATCGACCACAGCGAGGAGCACTTCGCCAAGACGGGCAAGCCGCTCTTCTCCTCGCACATGCTCGACCTCTCGGAAGAGGCGCTGGAGCCGAATGTCGAGGAATGCGTGCGCGTGCTGAAGCGCATGGCGCCGATGGGCATGAGCCTGGAGATCGAGCTGGGCGTGACCGGCGGCGAGGAGGACGGCATCGGCCACGAGCTGGAGGAGTCCGCCGACAACGCGCATCTCTACACCCAGCCCGAGGACGTGCTCTACGCCTATGAGAAGCTGAGCCCGGTCGGCCATTTCACCGTGGCGGCCTCCTTCGGCAACGTCCATGGCGTCTATGCGCCGGGCAACGTGAAGCTGCGGCCCGAGATCCTGAAGGCTTCGCAGGCGCTGGTCTCCGAGCGCCATGGCGGCGGGGCCAAGCCGCTGAACCTCGTCTTCCACGGCGGATCGGGCTCCGAGAAGGAGAAGATCCACGAGGCGGTGAGCTACGGCGTGTTCAAGATGAACATCGACACGGACACGCAGTTCGCCTTCGCCAAGCCGGTGGGCGAGTATGTGAAGGCGAACCCGAAGGCCTTCGAGTTCCAGGTCGATCCGGAAACCGGCAAGCCGTACAAGAAGCTCTACGACCCGCGGAAGTGGCTGCGCGCGGGCGAGCTCGGCATCGTCGAGCGCCTGGCGGAGGCCTTCACGGATCTCGGCTCCAAGGGCAAGAGCATCGCGGGCTGA
- a CDS encoding LysE family translocator, translating to MPDLSQLALYLAAALLLAITPGPGLFYVAARTLAGGRTEGVASSLGTGLGGMVHVLAGGLGVSAIVLASAELFTALKLAGAAYLVWIGLRTFRSARREAPVALAGDAAPPAGPWRAFREGVLVEALNPKTAAFFLAFVPQFVDPGGPVALQFVVLGFASVALNTLADVAVAFAAGGLRDGAAARPALVRRLREASGAAMIMLGIGLALVRRPAP from the coding sequence ATGCCCGACCTGTCCCAACTCGCCCTCTACCTGGCCGCGGCACTGCTGCTCGCCATCACACCCGGCCCGGGGCTCTTCTACGTCGCGGCCCGCACACTCGCCGGCGGCCGGACGGAAGGCGTGGCCTCCAGCCTCGGCACCGGGCTGGGCGGCATGGTCCATGTCCTGGCGGGCGGCCTGGGCGTGTCCGCCATCGTGCTGGCCAGCGCGGAGCTCTTCACCGCGCTCAAGCTGGCCGGCGCCGCCTATCTCGTCTGGATCGGCCTCCGCACCTTCCGTTCCGCACGCCGGGAGGCCCCGGTGGCCCTGGCCGGCGATGCAGCCCCGCCGGCCGGGCCGTGGCGGGCCTTCCGCGAGGGCGTGCTGGTCGAGGCGCTGAACCCGAAGACGGCCGCCTTCTTCCTGGCCTTCGTCCCGCAGTTCGTGGACCCCGGCGGCCCGGTGGCGCTGCAGTTCGTGGTGCTCGGCTTCGCATCGGTCGCGCTCAACACCCTGGCCGATGTCGCGGTCGCCTTCGCGGCGGGCGGCCTCCGCGACGGCGCGGCGGCACGCCCCGCTTTGGTCCGCCGCCTGCGGGAGGCATCGGGCGCTGCGATGATCATGCTCGGCATTGGTCTGGCGCTGGTACGACGGCCCGCTCCCTGA
- a CDS encoding DMT family transporter — protein MILSVLWLPATLGAAFFQSWRTAMQQRLRGAMSVNAAGLVRFLYGAPTALGLLLLHGLLLGGAMPRPGWAFLGWALVGGTVQILGTNLLIMSFSYRNFVVGTAYSKTDAMQGAILGTLVLGEVLRPLAWLGVLVSVAGVLVLSLAGKASGPRDLLRATVQPAALCGLGAGLAFAATGMFTKLAMASLPPGTDAVRGALVALTAMNILQSLMQGGWMLWREPEHLRAVFRGWRKAAPVGALSALGSACWFTGFALAPLGLVRAVGAGRDPDDHDAGPLLPAGKLHPAGGGGGDDGGGGGAAGAGRGVSAPVPGAPARRGAGGDSGPRRARGPASPACDTGLRKPELSRTGLSPA, from the coding sequence GTGATCCTTTCCGTCCTCTGGCTGCCGGCGACGCTCGGGGCCGCCTTCTTCCAGTCCTGGCGCACGGCGATGCAGCAGCGGCTGCGCGGCGCGATGTCGGTGAACGCCGCCGGGCTGGTGCGCTTCCTCTATGGCGCCCCCACGGCGCTGGGGCTGCTGCTGCTGCACGGGCTGCTGCTGGGCGGCGCGATGCCGCGGCCGGGCTGGGCCTTCCTCGGCTGGGCGCTGGTGGGCGGGACGGTGCAGATCCTCGGCACCAACCTGCTGATCATGAGCTTCAGCTACCGCAACTTCGTGGTCGGCACGGCCTACAGCAAGACGGATGCGATGCAGGGCGCGATCCTGGGCACGCTGGTGCTGGGGGAGGTGCTGCGGCCCCTGGCCTGGCTCGGCGTGCTGGTGAGCGTGGCGGGGGTGCTGGTGCTCTCGCTGGCGGGCAAGGCCAGCGGGCCGCGCGACCTGCTGCGCGCGACGGTGCAGCCGGCGGCGCTGTGCGGGCTGGGGGCGGGGCTGGCCTTCGCCGCCACCGGCATGTTCACCAAGCTGGCCATGGCCTCGCTGCCGCCCGGCACGGATGCGGTGCGCGGGGCGCTGGTGGCGCTGACGGCGATGAACATCCTGCAATCGCTGATGCAGGGCGGCTGGATGCTGTGGCGGGAGCCGGAGCACCTGCGCGCGGTCTTCCGCGGCTGGCGCAAGGCGGCGCCGGTGGGGGCGCTCTCGGCGCTGGGCTCGGCCTGCTGGTTCACCGGCTTCGCCCTGGCGCCGCTGGGGCTGGTGCGGGCGGTGGGGGCAGGTCGAGATCCTGATGACCATGATGCTGGGCCGCTTCTACCTGCGGGAAAGCTTCACCCGGCCGGAGGTGGCGGGGGCGATGACGGTGGTGGCGGGGGTGCTGCTGGTGCTGGCCGGGGCGTGAGCGCGCCGGTTCCGGGCGCGCCCGCCCGGCGCGGTGCCGGGGGCGATTCCGGCCCCCGGCGGGCGCGGGGCCCCGCCAGCCCCGCGTGCGATACCGGGCTGCGAAAGCCGGAACTTTCGCGAACCGGTCTCAGTCCGGCGTGA
- a CDS encoding FadR/GntR family transcriptional regulator translates to MARSAVSPSDPRPAASRGDGPAGPGGTLLPRSVAQPRRASLAVQVCGDLSARIEAGELRPGDKLPTEKELIARYGVSRTVIREAVSSLRAAGRLSVEQGRGMFVLAAPQAPHYRLEASQIDTAEEMLRLIEVRVALESEAAWLAAQRRGEDQAQALLQAAERFGTDPSDAGGSTAMDRAFHLQIAACCGNAYFETLLSGLPAQLVPRSRLELFRDAEARAAYLRILRIEHVQIATAILHGDGEGARAAMRLHLLNSRERLREAVSAIAAG, encoded by the coding sequence ATGGCCCGATCCGCAGTCTCCCCATCCGATCCCCGGCCCGCGGCTTCCCGCGGGGATGGCCCGGCCGGACCCGGTGGCACCCTCCTGCCGCGCTCCGTGGCGCAGCCCCGCCGCGCCAGCCTCGCCGTTCAGGTCTGCGGCGACCTGTCCGCCCGGATCGAGGCGGGCGAGCTGCGCCCGGGCGACAAGCTGCCGACCGAGAAGGAGCTGATCGCCCGCTATGGCGTCAGCCGCACCGTGATCCGGGAGGCCGTCTCCAGCCTTCGCGCCGCCGGGCGCCTGTCGGTGGAACAGGGGCGCGGCATGTTCGTGCTCGCCGCGCCCCAGGCGCCGCACTACCGGCTGGAAGCCTCGCAGATCGATACGGCGGAGGAGATGCTGCGCCTGATCGAGGTGCGGGTCGCGCTGGAATCCGAGGCCGCCTGGCTGGCCGCCCAGCGCCGTGGCGAGGACCAGGCCCAGGCCCTGCTGCAGGCCGCGGAACGCTTCGGCACCGACCCTTCCGATGCCGGGGGCTCCACCGCCATGGACCGCGCCTTCCATCTCCAGATCGCCGCCTGCTGCGGCAATGCCTATTTCGAGACGCTGCTCTCGGGCCTGCCCGCGCAGCTCGTCCCGCGCTCCCGGCTGGAACTCTTCCGCGATGCAGAGGCCCGGGCGGCCTATCTCCGCATCCTGCGCATCGAGCATGTGCAGATCGCCACCGCCATCCTGCATGGCGATGGCGAAGGCGCGCGCGCCGCGATGCGCCTGCACCTGCTGAACAGCCGGGAACGCCTGCGGGAGGCGGTCTCCGCCATCGCCGCCGGCTGA
- a CDS encoding Bug family tripartite tricarboxylate transporter substrate binding protein produces MHRRGFLRASLLTPLLGAPALLPRAARAEAAWPERTVTIVSPFAPGSSSDIVARAIGVQMQQGIGKPVVVENRPGATGEIGARFVIRSAPDGHTLMHAPISTWAINAALRPNLGYDPVRDFTGLSQTVRTPNVLVVNPAQVKAGHLAGLVEWLKARKGATSYSTSGVGSSDHLTMEMFKQVTDTEISHIPYAGGAPATTDLIAGNVQLSFQNLGSILPQIRDGRVKPILITSESRSALLPEVPTGIEAGLQGFTVYSWQAIGGPAGMAPDLATRVHAAILAALRHPDTRRRMDEIGFEVVGSTPAEFAAFQKGEIARWKEVVRRGNITPD; encoded by the coding sequence ATGCACCGCCGTGGATTCCTGCGCGCCTCGCTCCTCACGCCTCTCCTGGGTGCCCCCGCGCTCCTCCCCCGCGCCGCGCGGGCGGAGGCGGCCTGGCCGGAGCGCACCGTCACCATCGTCTCCCCCTTCGCCCCGGGCTCCTCCTCCGACATCGTGGCGCGCGCCATCGGGGTGCAGATGCAGCAGGGGATCGGCAAGCCCGTGGTGGTGGAGAACCGCCCCGGCGCCACCGGGGAGATCGGCGCCCGCTTCGTCATCCGCTCCGCCCCCGATGGCCACACGCTGATGCACGCGCCGATCAGCACCTGGGCCATCAACGCCGCGCTGCGCCCCAATCTCGGCTACGACCCGGTGCGCGACTTCACCGGCCTCAGCCAGACCGTGCGCACGCCCAATGTCCTGGTGGTGAACCCCGCGCAGGTGAAGGCCGGCCATCTCGCCGGGCTCGTGGAATGGCTGAAGGCGCGCAAGGGCGCCACCTCCTACTCCACCTCCGGCGTCGGCTCCTCCGACCATCTGACCATGGAGATGTTCAAGCAGGTCACCGACACGGAGATCTCGCACATCCCCTATGCCGGCGGCGCCCCCGCCACCACCGACCTGATCGCCGGCAACGTCCAGCTCTCCTTCCAGAATCTCGGCTCCATCCTGCCGCAGATCCGCGACGGCCGCGTGAAGCCCATCCTGATCACCAGCGAATCGCGCTCCGCCCTCCTCCCCGAGGTGCCGACGGGTATCGAGGCCGGGCTGCAGGGCTTCACCGTCTATTCCTGGCAGGCGATCGGCGGCCCCGCCGGCATGGCGCCGGACCTCGCCACCCGTGTCCACGCCGCCATCCTGGCGGCGCTGCGCCATCCCGACACCCGCCGCCGCATGGACGAGATCGGCTTCGAGGTCGTGGGCAGTACCCCGGCCGAGTTCGCCGCCTTCCAGAAGGGTGAGATCGCCCGCTGGAAGGAGGTCGTCCGCCGCGGCAACATCACGCCGGACTGA
- a CDS encoding PLP-dependent aminotransferase family protein, translating to MPGKAAEAWPRDGVARRICASIRERIASGLLGPGAPLPSTRALAAEWGVSRTTVTAAYDQLIAEGYLETRQGTRARVAPRLGPMPTVPEPKPSGPEPPDPPGQPGRLSAYGRRLEEFDLPPPREDRGMIADFRYGDLAAADFPRLAWRRALVAALLRRPRRLRYGDPRGSPALRDALRGYLWRARGLRCEPDQIVVVNGSQQGLDLCARLLLDPGDRAVMEDPGYNLARQVFLAAGAEVIPTAVDRAGMATEALPGARLAYVTPSHQFPLGGVMPAGRRRELLAWARRTGAHVVEDDYDSEYRFDIAPIPPLQALDEAGRVIYLGTVSKTLSPGLRLGYLVLPASLSAVFAKAKRLTDRHSPGLEQEALAGMIESGAYERHVRRVRRRNGERRAALLAALSDHLGSAVKVVGAEAGLHLVAWLPHVPAAAEDALVAQARAAGLGLYPVTPLYAPSPPAATIWQGW from the coding sequence TTGCCAGGCAAGGCGGCGGAGGCGTGGCCCCGGGACGGAGTCGCCCGGCGGATCTGCGCGTCGATCAGGGAGCGGATCGCCTCGGGCCTGCTCGGCCCCGGCGCCCCCCTGCCCTCCACCCGCGCCCTGGCCGCCGAATGGGGCGTTTCGCGCACGACGGTGACGGCGGCCTATGACCAGTTGATCGCCGAAGGCTATCTGGAAACCCGACAGGGCACACGGGCACGGGTCGCGCCACGGCTCGGCCCGATGCCCACGGTGCCGGAGCCAAAGCCGTCCGGACCAGAGCCGCCCGATCCGCCCGGGCAGCCTGGAAGGCTGTCGGCCTATGGCCGGAGGCTGGAGGAATTCGACCTGCCGCCCCCGCGTGAAGACAGGGGGATGATCGCGGATTTCCGCTATGGCGACCTCGCCGCCGCCGACTTTCCCCGGCTCGCCTGGCGCAGGGCGCTGGTGGCGGCCCTGCTGCGCCGCCCCCGGCGCCTCCGCTATGGCGATCCGCGCGGCTCCCCGGCCCTGCGCGATGCCCTGCGGGGCTATCTCTGGCGCGCCCGGGGGCTGCGCTGCGAGCCGGACCAGATCGTGGTGGTGAATGGCTCGCAGCAGGGCCTGGACCTCTGCGCGCGGCTGCTGCTCGACCCCGGGGACCGCGCCGTCATGGAAGACCCTGGCTACAACCTCGCGCGGCAGGTCTTCCTGGCCGCGGGGGCGGAGGTGATCCCCACCGCCGTGGACCGGGCCGGCATGGCGACGGAGGCGCTGCCCGGGGCACGCCTGGCCTATGTCACGCCCTCGCACCAGTTTCCGCTCGGCGGCGTCATGCCGGCCGGGCGGCGGCGGGAACTGCTCGCCTGGGCCCGGCGCACGGGCGCCCATGTCGTCGAAGACGACTATGACAGCGAGTACCGCTTCGACATCGCCCCCATCCCACCCCTTCAGGCGCTGGATGAGGCGGGGCGGGTGATCTATCTCGGCACGGTGTCCAAGACGCTCTCGCCCGGGCTGCGCCTCGGCTATCTCGTGCTTCCCGCATCGCTGTCGGCGGTCTTCGCCAAGGCGAAGCGGCTGACGGACCGGCATTCGCCCGGACTGGAGCAGGAGGCGCTGGCCGGGATGATCGAGAGCGGCGCCTATGAGCGCCATGTGCGCCGTGTCCGCCGCCGCAACGGGGAGCGGCGCGCTGCCCTGCTGGCGGCCCTGTCGGACCATCTCGGCAGCGCGGTGAAGGTGGTGGGCGCCGAGGCCGGGCTGCATCTCGTGGCCTGGCTCCCCCATGTGCCGGCCGCGGCGGAGGATGCCCTCGTCGCCCAGGCCCGCGCGGCGGGGCTCGGCCTCTATCCCGTCACGCCGCTCTATGCCCCCTCCCCGCCAGCCGCCACGATATGGCAGGGCTGGTGA
- a CDS encoding helix-turn-helix domain-containing protein produces MSMLNTAAAVLRCFSPDHPELTTSEVADLLHLPKSNASRVLRAMREAGFIDAVPGSRRYRPGLLHLDLGQVLRNGSVQWREAQAVLLRLSRLGRLTGEVSLLDGAQVVRLMRMKDGLPVAPLPSRVPAWDDVAGLALLARLPEPALPALLEQVPPEPGAEAVARIVAAARRESLVRLPGPEERQESLAFAVLDPAREEAVAISLLVPDLSYPEGQRLLPAILTEMRSLAALIGDRDLLRGLAPAQPRAA; encoded by the coding sequence ATGTCGATGCTGAACACCGCCGCCGCGGTGCTGCGCTGCTTCTCGCCGGACCACCCGGAACTGACCACCTCCGAGGTGGCGGACCTGCTGCACCTGCCGAAGAGCAACGCCTCACGCGTGCTGCGCGCGATGCGGGAGGCCGGCTTCATCGATGCCGTGCCCGGTTCCCGCCGCTACCGGCCGGGGCTGCTGCATCTCGACCTGGGGCAGGTCCTGCGGAACGGCTCCGTCCAGTGGCGGGAGGCTCAGGCGGTGCTGCTGCGCCTGTCCCGGCTCGGGCGGCTGACCGGCGAGGTCAGCCTGCTGGACGGGGCGCAGGTGGTGCGGCTGATGCGGATGAAGGATGGCCTGCCGGTGGCCCCGCTCCCCAGCCGTGTTCCCGCCTGGGACGATGTGGCGGGGCTGGCGCTGCTGGCACGGCTGCCCGAACCCGCCCTGCCGGCGCTGCTGGAACAGGTGCCGCCGGAACCCGGGGCGGAGGCGGTGGCGCGGATCGTGGCGGCGGCGCGGCGGGAAAGCCTCGTGCGCCTGCCGGGACCGGAGGAGCGGCAGGAAAGCCTGGCCTTCGCGGTGCTCGACCCGGCGCGGGAGGAAGCCGTCGCCATCAGCCTGCTGGTGCCGGACCTGTCCTATCCCGAAGGGCAGAGGCTGCTGCCGGCCATCCTGACCGAGATGCGGAGCCTCGCGGCCCTGATCGGCGACCGGGATCTGCTGCGCGGCCTCGCCCCGGCCCAGCCCCGCGCCGCCTGA
- a CDS encoding FMN-binding negative transcriptional regulator produces MYVPPAFRDDDLTVLHATMRQVRLANLVTATAEGLIATPLPLFLVPEEGPHGTLYGHLARANPQWRLPPAGEAMALFNGPDAYVSPAWYPSKQEHGKVVPTWNYVAVHAYGPAEFFEDAGRLLDVVTRLTALHEAPRAASGAGPWAVADAPEDFIRAQLKGIVGLRLPITRIDGKRKMSQNRSAEDRAGAAAGLAASDRPSDRAVAALIPG; encoded by the coding sequence ATGTATGTCCCGCCCGCCTTCCGCGACGATGACCTGACCGTCCTGCACGCGACGATGCGGCAGGTCCGCCTGGCCAACCTGGTCACGGCCACGGCGGAAGGTCTGATCGCCACGCCGCTTCCGCTCTTCCTCGTGCCGGAGGAAGGTCCCCACGGCACGCTCTACGGCCATCTGGCCCGCGCGAACCCGCAATGGAGGCTGCCGCCGGCGGGCGAGGCCATGGCCCTGTTCAACGGGCCGGACGCCTATGTCAGCCCCGCCTGGTATCCCTCCAAGCAGGAGCATGGGAAGGTCGTGCCGACCTGGAACTACGTCGCCGTCCACGCCTATGGCCCGGCCGAGTTCTTCGAGGATGCGGGCCGCCTGCTCGACGTCGTGACGCGGCTGACCGCGCTGCACGAGGCGCCCCGCGCGGCATCGGGCGCCGGGCCCTGGGCCGTGGCCGATGCGCCGGAGGATTTCATCCGTGCCCAGCTCAAGGGGATCGTCGGCCTGCGCCTGCCCATCACGCGCATCGACGGCAAGCGGAAGATGAGCCAGAACCGCAGCGCCGAGGACCGCGCGGGCGCCGCCGCCGGCCTCGCCGCCAGCGACCGGCCCTCCGACCGCGCCGTCGCGGCGCTGATCCCGGGCTGA
- the kdgD gene encoding 5-dehydro-4-deoxyglucarate dehydratase produces MAEHFTPEALKAKLPTGLLSFPVTDFTPSGDLDVDGYRRRLEWLSPYGTATLFAAGGTGEYFSLTPGEYSQVVKAAVEGAAGQLPIVAGAGYGTRTAIEYAQEAERLGAAGILLMPPYLTETSQAGLRAHIAAVCKATSLGVIVYNRANCRLRPETLAAVAEECPNLIGFKDGVGDIEAMTAVYSALGDRLTYLGGLPTAEVYAAAYLAMGVPTYSSAVFNFIPRTAQEFYAAVTTGDMATVNRLLKDFFFPYLAIRNRQPGYAVSIVKAGAGIIGRGAGPVRSPLSDLTAEEKQSLRALVEKLGPQ; encoded by the coding sequence ATGGCGGAGCATTTCACCCCGGAGGCCCTGAAGGCGAAGCTGCCCACCGGGCTCCTTTCCTTCCCGGTGACGGATTTCACCCCCTCCGGCGACCTGGATGTGGACGGCTACCGCCGCCGCCTGGAATGGCTCTCGCCCTATGGCACCGCCACGCTCTTCGCCGCCGGCGGTACGGGCGAGTACTTCTCCCTCACCCCGGGCGAGTATTCCCAGGTGGTGAAGGCGGCGGTGGAAGGCGCGGCCGGGCAGCTCCCCATCGTGGCCGGCGCCGGCTACGGCACCCGCACCGCCATCGAATACGCGCAGGAGGCCGAGCGACTCGGCGCCGCCGGCATCCTGCTGATGCCGCCCTACCTCACCGAAACCTCCCAGGCCGGGCTGCGCGCCCATATCGCGGCGGTCTGCAAGGCCACCTCGCTCGGCGTCATCGTCTACAACCGCGCCAACTGCCGGCTGAGGCCCGAGACCCTGGCCGCCGTGGCCGAGGAATGCCCGAACCTGATCGGCTTCAAGGACGGCGTCGGCGACATCGAGGCGATGACCGCCGTCTACAGCGCGCTGGGCGACCGGCTGACCTATCTCGGTGGCCTGCCGACGGCGGAGGTCTATGCCGCCGCCTATCTCGCCATGGGCGTGCCGACCTATTCCTCGGCGGTGTTCAACTTCATCCCGCGCACGGCGCAGGAATTCTATGCCGCCGTCACCACCGGCGACATGGCGACCGTGAACCGGCTGCTGAAGGACTTCTTCTTCCCCTACCTCGCCATCCGCAACCGCCAGCCGGGCTATGCGGTCAGCATCGTCAAGGCGGGTGCCGGGATCATCGGCCGCGGCGCCGGCCCGGTGCGCTCGCCGCTCAGCGACCTGACGGCGGAGGAGAAGCAAAGCCTGCGCGCGCTGGTCGAGAAACTCGGCCCGCAATAG